A stretch of DNA from Lotus japonicus ecotype B-129 chromosome 4, LjGifu_v1.2:
TCACTGTGTTGGTTAAAATCATGTTGGTGGTATACTGGTATATGCTTCCCCGCAATTCAAAAAGTATttgcaattaattaattaatcatgATAAGATCATTATTAATTCCTGCTGCAACAGCAATAGCATACTTGGTTTTGGACAACCACAATAACTATTGCATAACACGTGGCCAGCATTTGCATCTGGCTGGTTTCACATTGCCCATTCCTTTAGCATGAGCTACAACATGTGCAACCAAAATGTACCATGGTTACCCTTTATGTACCTTTTAATCCATTTAAGAGCAACATAATCCTATATATTATGTACATTAAATTGTATGTTTAGAAATTGTTCAACCAATGATTTTGAAGTCATAATCCATTTTAGGTTAAAGCTTATGTGCCTTTAAGATTAATTCTGAAGCAAGAGAAGGTACTATGAACATGCTATTATGTTTATTTTATATGCTCAATCCATTATGGCATCCATATTTGTGCTTCACATAAAGTCAGAGTGTTAGACCATTTGATACATGACTAGTATGTTAGGATGTCTGCTAATCTAGTCTTCATTcgtcataatcaattatgatactcaaaagctactcacaaaagtttctcctcacaattaatttcatctttggaatcaattgtagaaagattTCTAAACATGCACAACATACATGTGTATCATAATCCTTCTACTTAAACCTTAAAGGCTTTTGAGCCAAAAACTCATGGATAAGTCCACTAAAGCAAAATAAATCTcatgaaaagaagaaaatatatagagggagaaaagaaaagaaaagataatACTTTGTTAGGTTTTGATTTGAAATTGTAGGAGAATCTGAATCTCACAAGCACACAGCTCTTATGTAATGAAAGCCAGCCAAAATAAAAGGAGTACAGGGGGATAAAAAGAGAAAAGTAGTAAAGATGAAAAAGGGTAACAGTAAGAAGAATAGTCTTTTGTATTGGTGATAATTTTGAATTAGTACAAAGCACACACTAAGAGATTCTAAAACCaggctcaaagcacatgacccTGAAATGTCAGAGAGTCTCTGATTCCTTCtctctcatttttatttttcacacTTTTTTTGCATTGATTCTTTGTAGGAAGCTACTTCCCTCTGCTTTATCCCATGCTTTTTCTTTTGTCTCTCACAAACATGCTTTATTCCCACTGAACTTCACCCCTAAAAAGAAGACGATCCTCCTTGTGTTTGCAAACGACATTGCTTCCCTTTCTTTGTGTCTCTCTCTCTAGCCCCCACAAGAACTACAAACTAAGGAAGAAGCCAAACACCCTCTTTTGCTCTTGTTTGTTCCCACATACCACCCCGTTCCTATTTTGGCATGAACATATCTTAAACAGTGCTTGTGAGACAATTGTTGTAGTGTAACTATACCTGAAAAGAATGGCATCCCCTTCTGAACTAAGCCTTGATTTCAAGCCACATAGCTACTCCATGCTACTGAAATCATTTGCTGATCAAAATGATCAAACCTACAAGCTTGAAGAGTTCCTTTCTCGCCTAGAGGAAGAACGTCTCAAGATTGATGCCTTCAAGCGTGAGCTTCCTCTCTGCATGCAACTTCTCACAAACGGTACACCTTCAAATCAATCACCCTTTCACAAACATGATTCAAAATCCCCactataaattaattaaacatACAGAATCAGGAACCTTACAGATTCAATCATGCATGAAAACATATATCATAGTAGTATTATACTATCCAAACTCAATCATGAtattgtcttcttcttcttctgattttCCTAATAAATTTATACTATTGATAACTACCCTTTTGTCTTCATCATCTCATTTCCTATTCTCTTTTAtgtaatttttcttctttttctttcctacCCTCAAACAGAAAAAGCATGCAATCATAATTTCTTTGGATCATTTTAACAAATAGTTTGGCTACCCTTTTGATTCTTTTGTGTTGGAACAGCCATGGAGGCTTCAAGGCAGCAACTTGAGAGCTTCAGAGTAAATAATCAAGACAACAGACCAGTTCTGGAGGAATTCATACCTGTGAAGCATTTAGCCTCTGATCAAAGCTCTGATCAGAAAGCAACAAACATATCTGATAATAAGGCAAATTGGATGACATCTGCTCAACTATGGAGCCAAGCAAGTGAAGCAATTACCAAACAACAATCCACAATCAAAGAGAGTGATGGTGATATGATTGGATTCAACAACACCAGCCCTAATAAGCTAGTTCTGGACAACAAACAGAGGAATGGTGGAGCCTTTCTACCATTCTCGAAAGAGCGAAACTCGCTGCAAGCTCTACCTGAGCTAGCCCTTGCTTCTGCTGAGAAAGAAATTGAGGATAAGAAACATGCAGATGGAGAGAAAGGAGGGTCTTCATGTCAGAAGAGGGAGAGTAATAATACAGGCAATAATGATGGAGTTGTGATTGATCAAGCTAAAGAAAATTCAGTAGCATCCCATGCtcaaaacacaaacaacaacaacaacactcaaaatcaaaatcacagGAAAGCAAGAAGGTGTTGGTCACCAGATTTGCACCGCAGATTTGTCAATGCCCTTCAAATGCTAGGTGGATCCCAAGGTAATTTGGATTTCAGTTGAACTGAAAACGtgtcttaattttgtttttccaaTCCGCGCTAAACTCAAGGTGtctaattctaatttttttcattaataccTTAAGATGTTTATCTGAGATtatgcaaaaagaaaaaaaatctgaatTTCATATATTATGATATTGATATTATGAAGATCATGATTAAGTTGTGATATTTGACTGCAGTGGCAACTCCAAAACAGATAAGGGAGTTGATGAAGGTTGATGGTTTGACCAATGATGAAGTTAAAAGCCATCTGCAGGTACTACTATTTCTTTgtttctctctcactctcagtaCTGTCTGCACTGCGATAATGGACAAGCacctttgttgttgttgtactATTTTCAGTACCTCTCACTCTGACCAATGACAACATAACATTCTGCATATCCCAACTAACTTTTGGTGATTTGTTTGTGTTTTATAACATCCATGCTATATGGCTCCACAAATCCATTTGCACCAGTCAAAGTAAAACCAGGGTAGGGTAGGTAGGAAGTTTAAGggaaaatatttcataaatGGATAATTATCATATTTGGCTAAGTATAATTTCCGTTTTTGTCTATAAACTTTCTGATGggctaaaatttaaataatctGATATTGTATGATCTAAatttcatttataaaaataaaataaaaaatgtatgtAACTTTGAATGCATTTATCATACTCAATGAGTGTCGATTGCACGaaataaaagtgattttttttatattaaaagttCATGTCTTTAAGAGTTCCACGATCTTAGGGAAATTGTGAGAACAATTTAGTGCAAACAAAAACACTTTGAATGCATTTATCATAATCAGGTTGATTTATCTAGGGTGAGATTATTTAGGAGAGATTTTTAGAGCTTTTTAGTGCACGTTTGTATTAATGTTGTCAAAATTGCTTGTTGAAAGAAATGATTTCGATAAAACTAATTATTTTAAAGTTGataatttatgtttggatatatTTACGATAAGTCAGTTGTAAAATCTAGCAATTGATTATGTAGGATAGAAGTTGGATTTATAGTTTACTTTTACCTTAAAATTGATACTAATTGTGAAAAGAAACATTGAGCATCCAAAAATACAATGAAAAACAATGTTATGATTTGTAAACATTGAACCAAACATGCATGCTTTCAGATTTAAGCttcctgaaaattttaaatttcagcTAAAAAAAGGTTGATccaatttccttttttttcttaacaGAAATATAGGCTTCACACAAGGAGACCCAGTCCAAGCCCACAATCAGGTGCACCAGCAGCACAACTAGTGGTCCTCGGAGGAATCTGGGTCCCACCAGAATACGCTACGGCGGCGGGCCACACAGGCACCCCCACCCTCTACGGCGCACACCCTGCCTCTCACGGGCCACCA
This window harbors:
- the LOC130714635 gene encoding myb family transcription factor EFM: MASPSELSLDFKPHSYSMLLKSFADQNDQTYKLEEFLSRLEEERLKIDAFKRELPLCMQLLTNAMEASRQQLESFRVNNQDNRPVLEEFIPVKHLASDQSSDQKATNISDNKANWMTSAQLWSQASEAITKQQSTIKESDGDMIGFNNTSPNKLVLDNKQRNGGAFLPFSKERNSLQALPELALASAEKEIEDKKHADGEKGGSSCQKRESNNTGNNDGVVIDQAKENSVASHAQNTNNNNNTQNQNHRKARRCWSPDLHRRFVNALQMLGGSQVATPKQIRELMKVDGLTNDEVKSHLQKYRLHTRRPSPSPQSGAPAAQLVVLGGIWVPPEYATAAGHTGTPTLYGAHPASHGPPPHYCPQEFYTTAPPQPLLPPPPRHQHHNYVYRTTAHGHRSPESARDPSESIEDGKSESSSWKGESEGDRKGLAAESNESEITLKF